From a region of the Aeoliella mucimassa genome:
- a CDS encoding IS110 family RNA-guided transposase gives MENHLQSTWIGIDVSKYHWDIVVAGQPQMHHWSAGQEGCQQLRQLLVQHQVTHACLEATGGCERMLVDFLREQGIAVSVVNPRQIRDFARAQGQLAKTDRLDALVIARYAVLMQPKETQKPSENEQKLRSLRTRRQQVSDALTREKNRRGTQRDEQVRQSIEEAIDFYQRQLEQLDQQIQQLIKADPQFQERSSLLVTVPGVGTTTAAALLADMPELGTLNRREVARLAGLAPINRDSGTLRGKRMIGGGRAAVRQGLYMATLVATQHNPIIREHYQQLLQRGKAKMTALTACMRKLLLILNAMIKTKTDWKCSKET, from the coding sequence ATGGAAAACCATTTGCAAAGTACTTGGATTGGGATCGATGTTTCCAAATACCACTGGGACATCGTCGTTGCGGGGCAACCGCAGATGCATCATTGGTCTGCCGGTCAAGAAGGATGCCAGCAACTTCGGCAGTTGTTAGTGCAGCATCAGGTGACCCACGCCTGCCTGGAAGCCACGGGAGGTTGTGAACGCATGCTAGTCGACTTCCTTCGCGAGCAAGGGATTGCGGTGAGTGTCGTCAATCCACGTCAGATTCGCGACTTCGCCCGCGCGCAAGGTCAGCTCGCCAAGACCGATCGCCTCGACGCGCTGGTGATCGCCCGCTATGCCGTGTTGATGCAGCCCAAAGAAACCCAAAAACCCTCGGAAAACGAGCAAAAACTCCGCTCCCTCCGAACTCGTCGTCAGCAGGTGAGTGATGCTCTGACACGGGAAAAGAATCGGCGAGGCACGCAGCGAGATGAGCAGGTGCGTCAGTCGATCGAAGAAGCGATCGACTTCTACCAACGACAACTGGAGCAGCTCGACCAACAGATTCAACAGCTCATCAAAGCCGATCCTCAGTTTCAAGAACGCTCGTCGCTGCTAGTCACGGTGCCTGGCGTAGGAACGACGACGGCGGCGGCCTTGCTCGCCGATATGCCGGAGTTGGGCACTCTCAATCGTCGCGAAGTGGCACGCTTGGCAGGGCTGGCACCGATCAACCGCGACAGCGGAACCTTGCGTGGCAAGCGTATGATTGGCGGCGGTCGAGCGGCGGTGCGTCAGGGACTCTACATGGCCACTCTTGTGGCCACCCAGCACAACCCGATTATCCGCGAACACTACCAGCAACTTCTGCAGCGAGGCAAAGCCAAGATGACCGCTCTCACCGCCTGCATGCGAAAACTACTGCTGATACTCAATGCCATGATCAAAACAAAAACGGACTGGAAATGCTCCAAAGAGACTTGA
- a CDS encoding family 43 glycosylhydrolase, whose amino-acid sequence MVNFFHSPLRLLLVALSLLPCTLVKAEDFRDWATSPPMGWNSWDCFGTTVTEAQVRAQADAMAEYLKPAGYDVLTVDIQWYEPNALGHVYKPGARLEMDQYGRLLPAVRRFPSAKDGNGFKPLADYVHSKGLRFGIHIMRGIPRQAFKQNIPVLGTNVRAADIAVVESTCPWNPDMFGVDATTTNGQAYYDSLIQLYASWGVDFIKCDDISRPYDNVQKAEIEALRKAIDKCGRPIVLSLSPGATPVSAGPHVSTHANMWRITDDFWDRWGLLEAMFERTHAWEPFRQPGAWPDADMLPIGKVEFGRDTRFTKDEQHTMMSLWCIARSPLIFGGDMTQLDEFTLSMLTNPEVLKVNQQSANNRQLYRKDNLIAWVADVPDSDDKYLALFNAQDPGDSIDFSLADYASPAIAGNGSSQEISVSVKGGKQLVLFVNDAADGFEYDHAAWVDPILKGPQGELPLTKLQWTHADSGWGAPHVNRTCENQRLLVNGKPVRGIGTHSTSTIIYDLPEGYDTFSTTGVVTNKGSVVFGVLVVKSGQSVADVSSVSVELQHLGFTGNVQVRDLWKRESVGVCANTFAAELPQHGAGLYRLSPTQQSVSLTGPISYTSSTSAASDGEATAIDFHSAGNPILGDGQYYSADAAPLSVDDTLFIYGGHDEPPPTVGGFVMHDYGVFVTQNPTAGEWKLYPHNLVPGSVFDWATGNNAYAGQVARGPDGRFYWYAPVESRATNVPNRMAIGVAVSDSPLGPWTDAIGQPLVSWTTVFGDNKIGQEVIDPHVFCDDDGKVYLYWGSWGVARVVELHESMIELKGEITTMAGLDGFFEAPWVFKRDGTYYLAYDWKKGGSEWTPSNYQAAIGYATSSSPTGPWTFQHIILSGTSATTVHPSIVEHNDRWWITYHTRDAEAGGHFRRSVAIDEVHWQGDQMLPVEQTWANPPMLQLTNNLAIDATASASYTEQPPMTLRALNDGRPPVVRLPPDQWGNYRGNRSSNQSDWVQYDWDIPVAINGVGIEFHQDPNWIRPPASWKLEYQDTSGKWLEVEGVEYPTAPDHWHTLHFEPVIAKALRATFYGQPSGRYYHSVSVSEWEVYSQPAAELPTLKVRTQVGQPPELPESVPLTMPDGTELPTVVHWQKVPEDHYSAPGTFTVQGRAAGQAAGYLIATVECTAAAANHRN is encoded by the coding sequence ATGGTTAACTTCTTCCATTCTCCTTTACGATTACTACTCGTTGCTTTGAGCTTGCTGCCATGCACCTTAGTGAAAGCAGAGGACTTTCGAGACTGGGCAACGTCTCCCCCGATGGGGTGGAACAGTTGGGACTGCTTCGGCACCACAGTCACCGAAGCACAGGTTCGCGCGCAAGCGGATGCCATGGCGGAGTATCTCAAGCCAGCTGGTTACGACGTTCTGACGGTCGACATTCAATGGTACGAACCGAATGCTCTTGGGCATGTCTACAAACCGGGGGCACGGCTCGAGATGGACCAATACGGTCGGCTGCTGCCAGCGGTACGGCGTTTTCCATCGGCCAAGGATGGCAACGGGTTCAAGCCGTTGGCCGACTACGTGCACTCGAAAGGCCTGCGTTTCGGCATCCACATCATGCGCGGCATCCCGCGCCAAGCGTTCAAGCAAAACATTCCCGTGCTCGGTACTAACGTGCGTGCGGCCGATATTGCGGTGGTCGAGTCGACCTGTCCCTGGAATCCCGACATGTTCGGCGTCGACGCGACGACCACTAACGGACAAGCTTATTACGACTCGCTTATCCAACTCTACGCATCGTGGGGTGTCGACTTCATCAAGTGCGACGACATCTCGCGACCTTACGACAACGTGCAGAAGGCCGAAATCGAAGCCCTTCGCAAGGCGATCGACAAGTGCGGCCGCCCCATTGTGCTGAGCTTGTCGCCTGGTGCCACGCCGGTTTCGGCCGGCCCGCACGTATCGACCCACGCCAACATGTGGCGGATCACCGACGACTTCTGGGATCGCTGGGGATTGCTCGAAGCGATGTTCGAACGCACGCACGCCTGGGAACCTTTTCGGCAACCGGGTGCCTGGCCTGATGCGGACATGCTACCCATCGGCAAAGTGGAGTTTGGCCGCGACACGCGTTTTACCAAGGACGAACAGCATACGATGATGAGCCTGTGGTGCATTGCCCGCTCTCCGCTTATCTTCGGTGGCGACATGACGCAACTCGACGAGTTCACCCTTAGCATGCTCACTAATCCTGAAGTGCTGAAGGTGAACCAACAGAGTGCCAACAATCGCCAGCTCTACCGGAAAGACAATCTGATCGCCTGGGTGGCTGACGTCCCTGACTCCGACGACAAGTACCTGGCGTTGTTCAACGCCCAAGACCCTGGGGACTCGATTGACTTCTCGCTGGCCGACTACGCCAGCCCCGCGATTGCTGGCAACGGCAGCTCGCAGGAGATCTCCGTATCGGTCAAAGGTGGTAAGCAGCTTGTGTTGTTCGTGAACGACGCCGCCGATGGCTTTGAGTACGACCACGCAGCGTGGGTCGATCCCATCCTCAAAGGCCCCCAGGGAGAGTTGCCGCTTACGAAGCTTCAGTGGACTCACGCCGACTCGGGCTGGGGCGCGCCTCATGTGAATCGCACCTGCGAGAACCAACGTTTGCTCGTGAATGGTAAACCGGTTCGCGGAATCGGCACGCACTCCACATCGACCATCATCTACGATCTGCCCGAAGGATACGACACCTTCTCCACCACCGGAGTAGTGACCAACAAAGGCTCGGTCGTCTTTGGCGTGTTGGTGGTGAAGTCGGGCCAGAGTGTTGCGGATGTCAGTTCGGTTTCGGTCGAGCTTCAGCACCTCGGATTCACTGGAAATGTGCAGGTGCGCGATCTTTGGAAACGCGAATCGGTCGGCGTTTGTGCTAACACGTTTGCTGCCGAGCTTCCGCAACATGGCGCCGGTTTGTATCGGCTTAGCCCTACGCAACAATCGGTGTCTCTCACTGGTCCAATTAGCTACACCTCGTCGACCTCCGCCGCTTCTGATGGCGAAGCAACAGCCATCGATTTTCACAGCGCAGGTAATCCGATCCTTGGCGACGGGCAATACTATTCGGCCGATGCGGCTCCGTTGTCGGTCGATGATACGCTCTTTATTTACGGTGGTCACGACGAACCTCCTCCGACCGTGGGGGGATTTGTAATGCACGACTACGGTGTGTTCGTCACGCAGAATCCCACCGCGGGCGAATGGAAGCTCTACCCACACAACCTGGTGCCCGGCAGCGTATTCGACTGGGCCACCGGCAACAACGCCTACGCAGGCCAAGTCGCACGCGGCCCCGATGGCAGGTTCTACTGGTACGCTCCGGTCGAATCGCGAGCGACCAATGTTCCTAACCGCATGGCGATTGGAGTCGCTGTGTCCGACAGCCCGCTGGGACCGTGGACCGATGCCATTGGCCAACCACTGGTCTCCTGGACCACCGTGTTCGGCGACAATAAGATCGGCCAAGAAGTGATCGATCCGCACGTATTTTGCGACGATGATGGGAAGGTCTATCTGTACTGGGGTTCGTGGGGTGTCGCCCGAGTGGTGGAGCTGCACGAATCGATGATCGAGCTGAAGGGTGAGATCACGACCATGGCGGGACTTGATGGATTCTTTGAAGCTCCGTGGGTTTTCAAACGCGACGGAACCTACTATCTGGCGTATGACTGGAAGAAAGGGGGCTCGGAGTGGACCCCCTCGAACTACCAGGCCGCGATTGGTTACGCCACCTCGTCGTCGCCGACAGGACCTTGGACCTTTCAGCACATCATCCTGAGCGGCACTTCCGCCACGACGGTCCATCCCTCGATTGTCGAGCACAACGATCGTTGGTGGATCACGTATCACACCCGCGACGCCGAAGCTGGTGGGCATTTCCGTCGCTCGGTGGCGATCGACGAAGTTCACTGGCAAGGCGACCAGATGCTGCCGGTCGAGCAAACCTGGGCCAATCCGCCGATGCTGCAGCTCACCAACAATCTTGCCATCGATGCTACCGCATCGGCTTCTTACACCGAGCAGCCACCGATGACTTTGCGGGCACTCAACGACGGTCGCCCCCCTGTTGTGCGGCTCCCGCCCGATCAATGGGGCAACTACCGAGGCAATCGCTCGTCGAACCAATCCGACTGGGTGCAGTACGACTGGGATATTCCCGTGGCGATCAACGGAGTTGGCATTGAGTTTCATCAAGATCCGAATTGGATTCGCCCTCCAGCGAGTTGGAAGCTCGAATACCAAGACACCAGTGGCAAATGGCTTGAGGTCGAGGGAGTCGAGTATCCCACCGCGCCCGACCACTGGCATACCCTGCACTTCGAGCCGGTGATCGCTAAGGCGCTGCGGGCGACGTTCTATGGTCAGCCATCCGGGCGATACTATCACTCGGTTTCGGTATCGGAGTGGGAAGTCTACTCGCAACCGGCCGCCGAACTCCCTACGCTTAAGGTTCGCACTCAGGTAGGCCAGCCTCCTGAGTTGCCAGAGTCGGTGCCGCTGACCATGCCAGACGGAACCGAACTGCCAACGGTGGTTCATTGGCAAAAGGTACCAGAGGACCACTATTCGGCTCCCGGCACGTTCACCGTTCAAGGCCGAGCAGCCGGACAAGCTGCCGGATACCTGATTGCAACGGTCGAATGCACCGCTGCAGCGGCAAACCACCGCAACTGA
- a CDS encoding beta-L-arabinofuranosidase domain-containing protein, whose protein sequence is MTIGSLTTALAETGDQMLDGIGETAMIARYQLYGNLNDWSRNGLHATTTGAGHAFVVDTTFGKVLSLPGGTDGAFLKVPTQPLGDTESFSVTAWVNLKRSDAGQYLFDLGSDGSHHLGLVPVDSNRRRQSVIHLATGDGPNDQREVRSPRRVRLEPNKWVHLAMVLNAADKNLSLYIDGKRAARLNDINTSIQNLLNDNAHLTIGHSVTNEGSSLAALLYDVRFYRSALSDPQIAVIHHNAISDEQLAAPESSESNDSPGAPAVRSPLLAMGLVGVPNVEVSTAVGVMPRLPYELSGIYQDGSDGPQVRVIWPSPRDNSSVTTAGTYVITGQVPGTSFQPKATITVVDSTTQETTPNKMLEPFPLGQVVLMPDRDGKPTRFMVHRDLFLQGLLKTNPDRFLYVFRDAFGKSQPDGLEPLGGWDSQTTRLRGHATGHYLTALAQSYASTSYDPQLQQEFGDRMHYIIGELHRLSQSSGRQTVGQSTFNADPAQVPPGPGKSGYDSDLTHENIRTDYWNWGEGFISGYPPDQFIMLEQGASYGGGNHQVWAPYYTLHKLLAGLLDCYEVGGDPKALEVARDMGLWVHCRLSQLPEETRRKMWNSYIAGEYGGMNEVMARLYRITNDKRFLDAAMLFDNTNFFFGDSQHRHGLAKNVDTIRGRHANQHIPQIIGALETYRSSHDRSYYYVADYFWDLCAQGYMYSIGGVAGARTPNNAECFTAEPNTLFQNGLSPGGQNETCATYNLLKLSRELFMFEPVAKYMDYYERALYNHILASVDDNTPANTYHVPLNPGARKSFGNARMDGFTCCNGTALESGTKLQDSIYFRKNDDSALYVNLFIPSTLHWKSQQVVLSQSTNFPFADTTRFTLQGSGDFAIYLRVPSWATSGVTVRVNDQLQTVESTPGSYLKLKRHWNDGDTIELKLPMKFSLRPLMDQPNIASLLYGPVLLAAEESQPRRDFRTVHLPIEEIGQAISGDPTTLHFQADDAKLKPFYEFYQGFHSVYLNVDPTP, encoded by the coding sequence TTGACAATAGGTTCTCTTACCACCGCGCTCGCCGAAACCGGTGATCAAATGCTCGATGGCATTGGCGAAACCGCCATGATTGCGCGATATCAGCTCTATGGCAACTTGAACGACTGGTCGCGCAACGGACTGCATGCGACCACGACCGGCGCCGGACATGCGTTTGTCGTCGACACCACTTTTGGCAAGGTGCTGTCGCTCCCCGGCGGAACCGACGGCGCGTTTCTCAAAGTCCCCACGCAACCGCTTGGCGATACGGAGAGCTTTAGCGTTACCGCGTGGGTAAACCTCAAGAGAAGTGACGCTGGGCAATACCTGTTTGACCTTGGCTCCGATGGCTCGCACCATCTCGGTTTGGTGCCGGTTGATTCGAATCGACGCCGACAGTCTGTTATCCATCTGGCGACCGGCGACGGTCCGAACGACCAGCGAGAGGTGCGATCGCCCCGGCGCGTGCGACTCGAACCAAACAAATGGGTCCACTTGGCGATGGTACTCAACGCGGCCGACAAGAACCTTTCGCTTTACATCGACGGCAAACGAGCCGCCCGCCTGAATGACATCAACACTTCCATCCAGAACCTGCTGAACGATAACGCACATCTCACCATCGGACACTCGGTGACCAACGAAGGCTCGTCGCTCGCTGCTCTGTTGTACGATGTGAGGTTCTATCGCAGCGCGCTCAGCGATCCTCAGATCGCTGTGATTCATCATAACGCGATTTCCGACGAGCAACTGGCCGCTCCCGAATCCAGCGAATCGAACGACTCGCCAGGCGCACCTGCAGTGCGGTCGCCACTGCTCGCGATGGGCCTCGTGGGAGTTCCCAATGTGGAAGTTTCCACCGCAGTTGGTGTAATGCCTCGGCTGCCTTACGAACTTTCGGGCATCTACCAAGATGGCTCTGACGGTCCCCAGGTGCGAGTGATTTGGCCTTCGCCTCGCGATAATTCGTCGGTTACCACCGCTGGCACCTATGTGATCACTGGCCAGGTGCCCGGGACCAGCTTTCAGCCGAAAGCCACGATCACGGTAGTCGATTCGACTACACAAGAGACCACCCCAAACAAAATGCTCGAGCCCTTCCCGCTCGGGCAGGTGGTACTCATGCCCGACCGCGATGGCAAACCGACTCGATTTATGGTACATCGCGATTTGTTTCTGCAAGGTTTGTTGAAGACGAATCCCGATCGTTTTCTGTACGTGTTTCGCGATGCCTTTGGAAAATCTCAACCCGACGGGCTCGAACCGCTCGGTGGATGGGATAGCCAGACTACCCGCCTGCGCGGGCACGCGACAGGTCATTATCTCACCGCTCTCGCGCAGTCTTACGCCAGCACTTCGTACGATCCACAGCTGCAGCAAGAGTTTGGCGATAGAATGCATTACATCATTGGCGAGCTGCATCGTCTTTCGCAAAGCTCGGGACGGCAAACGGTCGGACAATCGACGTTCAACGCCGATCCCGCGCAGGTTCCCCCAGGCCCCGGCAAGAGCGGATACGATTCGGACCTTACCCACGAGAACATTCGCACCGACTACTGGAACTGGGGCGAAGGCTTCATTAGCGGCTATCCTCCCGACCAGTTCATCATGCTCGAACAGGGAGCCAGTTACGGGGGAGGAAATCACCAGGTTTGGGCGCCGTACTACACGCTGCATAAGTTGCTGGCGGGGTTGCTCGACTGCTACGAAGTGGGCGGCGATCCCAAAGCACTCGAAGTCGCCCGCGACATGGGACTCTGGGTTCACTGCCGGTTGAGTCAGTTGCCGGAAGAGACTCGACGGAAGATGTGGAATAGCTACATCGCCGGTGAGTACGGCGGCATGAACGAAGTGATGGCCCGCTTGTATCGCATCACCAACGACAAGCGATTCCTCGACGCGGCCATGCTTTTCGACAATACCAACTTCTTCTTCGGCGACTCGCAGCATCGCCACGGCTTGGCGAAGAACGTCGATACTATCCGTGGTCGCCACGCGAATCAGCACATCCCGCAGATCATCGGTGCACTCGAAACGTATCGCAGTAGCCACGATCGCTCGTACTACTACGTGGCGGACTATTTTTGGGACCTCTGCGCGCAGGGCTACATGTACTCCATCGGCGGCGTTGCCGGTGCCCGTACGCCGAACAATGCGGAGTGCTTTACCGCCGAGCCGAATACGCTGTTCCAGAACGGTCTCTCTCCCGGCGGGCAAAACGAAACCTGCGCGACGTACAATCTGCTAAAACTCTCTCGCGAATTGTTCATGTTTGAACCTGTAGCTAAATACATGGACTACTACGAGCGGGCACTCTACAACCACATTCTTGCTTCGGTCGACGATAATACACCTGCGAATACGTACCACGTTCCACTCAATCCCGGAGCACGCAAGTCGTTTGGCAATGCTCGCATGGATGGGTTTACCTGCTGTAATGGCACCGCGCTCGAGAGCGGAACCAAGTTGCAAGACTCCATTTACTTCCGTAAGAACGACGACTCCGCGCTGTACGTCAATCTGTTCATTCCTTCCACGCTGCACTGGAAGTCACAACAGGTGGTGCTATCGCAGTCGACGAACTTTCCGTTTGCCGACACGACTCGCTTTACCCTCCAAGGATCAGGTGACTTTGCCATATACCTACGTGTTCCCTCCTGGGCGACCTCCGGCGTGACCGTTCGGGTGAACGACCAGCTTCAAACTGTCGAGAGCACGCCTGGAAGCTACCTGAAACTCAAACGGCACTGGAACGACGGAGACACCATCGAACTGAAACTGCCGATGAAGTTCTCGCTGCGTCCGCTCATGGACCAGCCGAACATTGCCAGCCTGTTGTACGGGCCGGTGCTGCTGGCTGCTGAGGAGTCGCAACCGCGGCGAGATTTCCGCACAGTCCACCTGCCAATCGAGGAGATCGGTCAGGCGATTTCAGGCGACCCCACAACGCTCCACTTCCAGGCGGACGACGCAAAGCTCAAACCGTTTTACGAGTTCTACCAGGGCTTCCATTCCGTTTACCTCAACGTCGATCCAACTCCTTAG
- a CDS encoding DUF1501 domain-containing protein: MNRRRFLGNAGGGLAGLGIAMMLADHARAAAPKIDSSNPCAARKPHYDAKAKNIIVVFCSGAISHVDTFDYKPELIRSHGKPLPGNEKLVSFQGPNGNLTQPLWKFRPRGQSGKMISDLVPHIGELADDLCFLHSLTNESNTHGPAETMMNTGFVFEGFPSMGAWVNFALGSENDNLPAFVAIEDPRGMPQSGPNNWTNGFLPAAFQGTPFSTTKPIRYLDRPNDYSEELDRAARQAVGFLDQQNAQHFPGDQELAARMASYELAARMQLHIPEAVDIHSEPEHIRKLYGADSSNKVKADFANNCILARRMIERGVRFVQLFNGAYASGGALNWDGHSQLKEQYDVHGDILDQPVAGLIKDLKQRGLMESTLVVFATEFGRMPMFQAGTFGRDHNPNGFTCFMTGAGVKPGMSYGATDEFGFKATENVLSPHDFHATILHLMGLDHKKLTYYHNGIERRLTNVHGNVIQEVLA; encoded by the coding sequence ATGAATCGCCGTCGCTTCCTCGGCAATGCGGGGGGCGGGCTGGCTGGTTTGGGCATCGCGATGATGCTGGCCGACCACGCCCGCGCGGCTGCACCGAAAATCGACTCGTCGAATCCCTGCGCCGCACGCAAGCCGCATTACGACGCGAAGGCGAAAAACATCATCGTGGTGTTCTGCTCGGGGGCAATCAGCCATGTCGATACGTTCGACTACAAGCCGGAGCTGATACGCTCGCATGGAAAACCGCTGCCGGGCAATGAGAAGCTGGTGTCGTTTCAGGGACCGAATGGCAACCTGACGCAACCGCTCTGGAAGTTTCGGCCACGAGGCCAGTCGGGCAAGATGATCTCGGATTTGGTGCCGCACATCGGAGAGTTGGCCGATGATCTGTGCTTTCTGCATTCGCTCACCAACGAATCGAATACGCATGGCCCTGCGGAAACCATGATGAACACCGGCTTTGTGTTCGAAGGGTTCCCGAGCATGGGAGCGTGGGTGAACTTTGCCCTCGGTAGCGAGAACGACAACCTGCCCGCGTTCGTGGCGATCGAAGATCCGCGAGGCATGCCGCAATCGGGGCCGAACAACTGGACCAACGGCTTCCTGCCGGCCGCTTTCCAAGGCACTCCGTTCAGCACCACCAAACCGATCCGCTACCTCGATCGGCCGAATGATTACTCCGAGGAGTTAGACCGGGCAGCCCGCCAGGCGGTGGGGTTCCTCGATCAACAGAATGCCCAACATTTTCCCGGCGATCAAGAGCTTGCCGCTCGTATGGCAAGCTACGAACTCGCCGCTCGCATGCAATTGCACATTCCTGAAGCGGTCGACATCCACAGCGAGCCGGAGCATATTCGAAAGCTCTACGGTGCTGATAGCTCGAACAAGGTGAAGGCCGACTTTGCGAACAACTGCATTCTCGCGAGGCGGATGATCGAGCGCGGGGTGCGGTTCGTGCAATTGTTCAACGGCGCGTACGCTTCGGGAGGGGCACTCAACTGGGATGGCCATAGCCAGCTGAAAGAGCAGTACGACGTGCATGGCGATATTCTCGATCAACCGGTCGCTGGACTAATCAAAGATCTCAAGCAGCGGGGGCTCATGGAGTCGACGCTCGTGGTGTTCGCGACGGAGTTTGGTCGCATGCCGATGTTCCAGGCCGGCACCTTTGGGCGCGACCACAATCCGAATGGCTTTACCTGCTTCATGACCGGTGCCGGCGTGAAGCCTGGCATGAGCTACGGGGCGACCGACGAGTTCGGCTTCAAGGCGACCGAAAACGTGCTCAGCCCTCACGACTTTCACGCGACGATCTTGCACCTGATGGGACTCGATCACAAGAAGCTCACCTACTACCACAACGGCATCGAGCGCCGGCTGACGAACGTGCATGGCAACGTGATTCAGGAAGTGCTGGCATAA